One genomic region from Leptolyngbyaceae cyanobacterium JSC-12 encodes:
- a CDS encoding orange carotenoid protein (IMG reference gene:2510094964~PFAM: Orange carotenoid protein, N-terminal) codes for MTFTTESTSNRFSNPYLATVETSDSVASVTAQIKRLSTDDQLALLWYVYTEMGTSVTPAAPGAARLQLAEGLLNQIKAMSFSEQLTFMRHLVNKVNTAETRAYGILSANTKLAFWYQLAEWMRQGIVIPMPADYSTAAEASQALAALKQLDMGQQITVLRNVVIDMGVDPLFA; via the coding sequence ATGACTTTCACTACAGAATCAACCTCAAATCGCTTCTCCAATCCCTATCTCGCGACTGTTGAAACCTCTGATTCTGTTGCATCTGTAACTGCTCAAATCAAGCGCCTCTCAACTGACGACCAACTAGCCCTTCTTTGGTACGTTTACACCGAAATGGGTACATCTGTGACACCTGCTGCACCTGGTGCTGCACGTTTGCAGCTAGCTGAAGGGTTGTTGAATCAGATCAAGGCAATGTCCTTCAGTGAGCAACTTACCTTCATGCGCCATTTGGTTAATAAAGTTAACACAGCTGAAACCCGTGCCTATGGCATTCTCAGCGCAAATACCAAGTTAGCCTTCTGGTATCAGTTGGCTGAATGGATGAGACAGGGCATTGTGATTCCTATGCCTGCTGACTACTCTACGGCAGCCGAAGCATCCCAAGCCTTGGCAGCATTGAAACAGCTTGATATGGGTCAGCAAATTACGGTTCTTCGTAATGTAGTGATTGATATGGGTGTTGACCCACTGTTTGCGTAA
- a CDS encoding hypothetical protein (IMG reference gene:2510094966): MTPLFPLAPRYRLDDELPWLEGIDPSRHYWLMVNGDASLTVAIPGLAVFSQDEFKQAVLGFRALKPGESMAIQRAASGCKIVCISQNCYAIEADVSGAPVWHLFDQETLESLLRTSHPDWKCAPKDVDLGRRSLLRSWERSVAA; this comes from the coding sequence ATGACTCCGTTGTTCCCTTTAGCACCCCGGTATCGCTTAGATGATGAGCTTCCCTGGTTAGAGGGAATTGACCCCAGCCGTCATTATTGGCTAATGGTAAATGGTGATGCCAGTCTAACAGTCGCTATTCCAGGCTTAGCAGTCTTTTCCCAAGACGAGTTTAAACAGGCAGTTTTAGGATTTCGGGCACTCAAACCTGGAGAGTCTATGGCAATTCAACGTGCCGCAAGTGGTTGCAAAATTGTGTGTATTAGCCAAAATTGCTACGCTATTGAGGCAGACGTATCAGGTGCACCTGTTTGGCATTTATTTGACCAGGAAACATTGGAAAGCCTGCTGAGAACTAGCCATCCTGATTGGAAGTGCGCTCCAAAGGATGTTGATCTGGGACGACGATCACTATTACGCTCTTGGGAGCGCTCTGTTGCCGCCTAG
- a CDS encoding haloacid dehalogenase superfamily enzyme, subfamily IA (IMG reference gene:2510094959~PFAM: haloacid dehalogenase-like hydrolase~TIGRFAM: haloacid dehalogenase superfamily, subfamily IA, variant 3 with third motif having DD or ED; haloacid dehalogenase superfamily, subfamily IA, variant 1 with third motif having Dx(3-4)D or Dx(3-4)E), producing MVTIQAGSVRFEQIQAVIFDKDGTLADSQDFLRSLGQKRARLLDAQIPGVQEPLLLAFGMEGDRLHPGGLLAVGTRIENEIAAAAYVAETGRDWIESLEIARSAFIEADQVFKRKADHTPPFEGGLKLLEVLAEREIKVAIASSDSPNHVQDFIERYHLNSLIPFALGSTPDLSKPDPRLVLKLCQDMNVPPAATLVIGDSIADIEMAQAANTAGCLGIAWGQSGMNHLKDANVVVQSFAEIKVLG from the coding sequence TTGGTTACTATTCAAGCAGGTTCGGTTCGGTTTGAACAAATCCAGGCGGTTATTTTCGACAAGGACGGCACGCTAGCAGACTCTCAGGATTTTTTGCGAAGCCTGGGGCAAAAACGTGCTCGGTTGTTAGATGCTCAGATTCCAGGTGTGCAGGAACCCTTGTTATTGGCGTTTGGCATGGAAGGCGATCGCCTACATCCAGGGGGGCTGCTTGCCGTGGGTACCCGCATCGAAAATGAAATTGCTGCCGCCGCTTACGTCGCTGAAACTGGACGGGATTGGATCGAATCTCTAGAGATTGCACGCTCAGCCTTCATCGAGGCAGATCAGGTGTTTAAGCGTAAGGCAGATCACACCCCTCCCTTTGAAGGCGGGTTGAAATTGCTAGAAGTGCTGGCAGAAAGGGAGATTAAGGTTGCAATCGCCTCCTCTGATTCACCCAACCACGTGCAAGATTTTATAGAACGTTACCACCTAAATTCTTTGATTCCCTTTGCACTTGGCTCAACCCCGGACTTGAGTAAGCCAGATCCCAGACTGGTACTCAAGTTGTGTCAGGATATGAATGTGCCACCAGCAGCAACTCTGGTGATTGGGGACTCCATAGCCGATATTGAGATGGCACAAGCTGCGAACACTGCAGGTTGCTTGGGAATAGCCTGGGGGCAGAGCGGAATGAATCATCTAAAAGATGCAAACGTTGTTGTTCAATCCTTTGCAGAGATAAAAGTTCTAGGTTGA
- a CDS encoding signal transduction histidine kinase (IMG reference gene:2510094962~PFAM: Adenylate and Guanylate cyclase catalytic domain; Histidine kinase-, DNA gyrase B-, and HSP90-like ATPase; Response regulator receiver domain; GAF domain; His Kinase A (phosphoacceptor) domain): MKVQPNSKPKILVVDDEPDNLDLLYRTFYREFKVLRAENGPAALDILANEGDIAVIISDQRMPYMSGTEFLSLTATQYPDIIRIILTGYTDVEDLVEAINSGKVFKYVTKPWNDSELKAVVHQAVDTHNVLKARTRELQRSLRQESLLNAVTSTIRSALSYRQILQTIGQTVGHIFEASYCLVCPVQDGCVDDDCFIYFSHPNHQPTPQVASEAATTSLNTSINEKETLIEYAIDLSDRAAMTPESDHFSSYKEMLAQTVWVAQDIQIIEDVETDPRFQGDDLAIEDRRHVYASLGIRSSLIVPLWYQQELITILALHQAGQVRSWQDDEVQLLAMVADQAALALSQARAYEQLQALAKREALINTITTAIRSSLDPQDIFAAITQQLGQALHADGCALSLWTEEDEFVQCVGLHDAAQPGQPTLVTAENPERTNNTPPFSLLDEVKGHIGDDNARPMPQSVVPIDRNPVLRQLMLTKQPVVLNDLTLYPEMTITEQPFRNPTRALLVVPLLSDGKIIGSISLRQNHHARRWLVSEIELAQAVAAQAAIAVQQARLYQKTRQQAEQLLELDRQKTEFFQNISHEFRTPLTLTIGPLEAAVAKEQGLSYEQSVIALRNSRRLLRLVNQLLDLQRLDAGRMQPSFRPCDLVDFVDQTVASFRPYCDRKGIQLITQLTPCPPVYLDLEKFDKVLYNLLSNAMKFTPGGGSISVSLEPAGDHCLLKVIDTGIGIRPDQIPYLFERFRQAEGSASRSYEGSGLGLALVKELVELHGGQISVDSTYGEGSTFTIWVQTGVAHLPPQQVIDVQAELQQNRAAIELADIEADLQDFEPLPTLQSSLPTENSESDASTKPPTAQILVVDDNSDVRTYVSGILQERGYQVLLARNGAEGLKIAQTHQPHLIVTDLMMPQVSGLDMIRLIRQDEALRGIPIILLTAKADEDTRIEGAERGADAYLSKPFNDRELLAEVRNLLALKENERRVAELNSYLTDSILKRFLPPSLVERAAKGELVLDLRPEPRMVTVLFSDIVGFTQLSNTLRSRRVAELLNEYLAEMTRVIFDNGGTIDKFMGDAILAVFGAPEELTPNEQVRRAVASARGMRKSLVKLNQRWKEQGIAQVQFRCGIHQGTAVVGMFGSSERSDYTAIGPSVNIAARIQEAADPDSILVSAAVADYMEEDEIIKFSPLKLKGVDETVLTFAVKPEPTHLSS; the protein is encoded by the coding sequence ATGAAGGTCCAGCCGAATAGCAAACCTAAAATTCTGGTAGTGGATGATGAACCAGATAATTTAGATTTGCTGTATCGAACATTTTATCGAGAATTTAAGGTTTTGCGGGCAGAAAATGGGCCCGCAGCACTGGATATCCTGGCAAACGAAGGGGATATCGCTGTCATTATTTCGGATCAGCGTATGCCCTACATGAGTGGTACTGAGTTTTTAAGCCTGACCGCAACTCAGTACCCAGATATTATTCGGATTATTTTGACAGGCTATACCGATGTTGAAGATCTAGTAGAAGCGATCAACTCCGGGAAAGTATTTAAGTATGTGACCAAGCCCTGGAATGATAGTGAATTGAAAGCCGTCGTCCATCAAGCGGTGGATACTCACAATGTTCTCAAGGCACGGACCCGAGAACTTCAGCGATCGCTGCGGCAAGAGTCTTTGCTCAATGCTGTTACCAGTACCATTCGTAGCGCTCTTAGTTATCGTCAAATTTTGCAGACCATTGGGCAAACTGTGGGGCATATTTTCGAAGCCAGTTATTGCCTGGTTTGCCCGGTTCAGGATGGATGCGTGGATGATGACTGCTTTATTTACTTCAGCCATCCTAACCATCAACCTACACCGCAGGTGGCTTCAGAAGCAGCTACGACTTCGCTCAACACCAGCATCAATGAAAAAGAAACCCTGATTGAATACGCGATCGACCTATCTGATCGGGCAGCAATGACTCCTGAAAGTGACCATTTCAGTTCTTACAAAGAGATGCTTGCCCAAACAGTTTGGGTTGCCCAAGACATTCAAATTATTGAAGATGTCGAAACTGACCCTCGGTTCCAAGGGGATGATCTCGCTATTGAAGATCGCCGCCACGTCTACGCCAGCTTGGGAATTCGCTCCAGTCTGATTGTGCCGTTATGGTATCAGCAAGAGCTAATCACAATCCTGGCACTTCACCAAGCGGGGCAGGTTCGGAGTTGGCAAGACGACGAAGTGCAATTGTTGGCAATGGTGGCGGATCAAGCTGCACTTGCCCTTTCTCAAGCCCGTGCCTATGAGCAACTTCAGGCATTGGCAAAGCGAGAAGCCCTGATTAACACGATTACAACGGCCATTCGTTCCAGCCTTGATCCCCAGGATATTTTTGCAGCCATTACTCAACAGTTGGGGCAGGCGCTTCATGCTGATGGATGTGCACTTTCTTTGTGGACAGAAGAAGATGAGTTTGTTCAATGTGTTGGGCTGCATGATGCGGCTCAACCAGGGCAACCAACCCTCGTTACGGCAGAAAATCCAGAACGAACCAACAATACTCCTCCATTTTCACTGCTAGATGAAGTCAAGGGACATATCGGAGACGATAACGCTCGTCCTATGCCACAGTCAGTTGTGCCGATTGACCGTAATCCGGTGTTAAGGCAACTAATGTTGACTAAACAGCCTGTGGTGTTGAATGATCTAACGCTCTACCCAGAGATGACCATCACGGAGCAACCGTTTCGGAATCCGACTCGAGCGCTCCTGGTAGTACCATTACTATCTGACGGTAAGATAATTGGTAGCATTTCTTTGCGCCAAAATCATCATGCTCGACGCTGGTTAGTATCAGAAATTGAGCTGGCACAAGCGGTGGCGGCACAGGCAGCGATCGCTGTTCAGCAAGCCCGACTGTATCAAAAAACACGCCAGCAAGCCGAGCAGTTGTTGGAACTGGATCGCCAAAAGACTGAGTTTTTCCAGAATATTTCCCATGAGTTTCGCACCCCGCTAACCTTGACGATCGGTCCTTTAGAGGCAGCCGTTGCTAAAGAACAGGGATTATCTTACGAACAGTCAGTCATTGCTCTACGAAACTCCCGACGTTTGCTACGGTTGGTGAATCAACTGCTTGATTTACAACGCCTGGATGCTGGACGGATGCAACCTAGTTTCCGCCCATGTGACCTGGTGGACTTTGTTGATCAAACTGTGGCATCATTTCGTCCTTATTGCGATCGCAAAGGAATTCAACTGATTACTCAATTAACTCCCTGTCCTCCGGTTTACCTGGATTTGGAGAAATTTGACAAAGTATTGTATAACCTGCTCTCCAACGCCATGAAATTTACTCCAGGCGGTGGCAGCATTTCAGTGAGTTTGGAACCTGCTGGGGATCACTGCTTACTCAAAGTGATTGACACAGGCATCGGCATCCGTCCAGACCAAATTCCCTACCTGTTTGAGCGGTTTCGGCAAGCAGAAGGTTCTGCCAGCCGCAGTTACGAGGGTAGTGGTTTAGGGTTAGCATTGGTCAAAGAGTTGGTTGAACTGCACGGTGGACAAATTTCAGTCGATTCTACCTATGGCGAAGGCTCAACCTTCACCATTTGGGTGCAAACAGGAGTGGCTCATCTTCCTCCTCAACAGGTAATTGACGTTCAGGCAGAGCTTCAGCAAAATCGTGCGGCAATAGAACTAGCAGATATTGAGGCAGATCTGCAAGACTTTGAGCCACTACCAACATTACAGTCTTCCCTTCCAACTGAGAACTCAGAGTCTGATGCATCCACGAAACCGCCCACTGCTCAAATTTTAGTAGTGGATGACAACTCCGATGTCAGGACTTATGTATCTGGAATTCTACAAGAGCGCGGTTATCAAGTATTGTTGGCTCGTAATGGAGCAGAAGGCTTGAAAATAGCCCAAACTCATCAGCCGCACTTAATTGTCACGGATTTGATGATGCCGCAAGTGTCTGGGCTAGACATGATCCGGTTGATTCGGCAAGACGAAGCATTGAGAGGAATCCCGATTATTCTACTGACGGCAAAAGCAGACGAAGATACCCGCATTGAAGGAGCAGAGCGGGGAGCTGATGCTTATCTTTCTAAACCCTTCAATGATCGCGAGTTGCTGGCAGAGGTGAGAAATTTATTGGCGCTAAAAGAAAACGAGCGGCGCGTGGCAGAGTTAAATAGCTATCTGACCGATTCGATCTTGAAACGGTTCCTGCCACCGTCGTTAGTGGAGCGGGCAGCCAAAGGCGAATTAGTGCTCGATTTGCGCCCTGAACCACGCATGGTCACTGTTTTGTTTAGCGATATTGTCGGGTTTACGCAACTATCTAATACGCTGCGATCGCGGCGAGTGGCAGAACTGTTGAATGAATACCTGGCAGAAATGACCCGTGTTATCTTTGATAATGGTGGAACCATTGACAAATTCATGGGGGATGCCATTTTGGCAGTATTCGGTGCGCCGGAAGAACTCACTCCCAATGAACAAGTGCGACGGGCAGTAGCGTCGGCTCGTGGCATGCGGAAATCACTTGTAAAACTCAACCAGCGCTGGAAAGAGCAGGGGATTGCGCAAGTGCAGTTTCGCTGTGGCATCCATCAGGGAACAGCAGTCGTGGGGATGTTTGGTTCATCGGAGCGATCGGATTACACTGCGATTGGTCCGAGTGTCAACATCGCGGCTCGCATCCAGGAAGCAGCTGATCCGGATAGCATTCTGGTGTCTGCTGCCGTAGCAGATTATATGGAAGAAGATGAAATTATCAAGTTCAGCCCCTTAAAGCTGAAAGGGGTAGATGAAACCGTGCTGACGTTTGCTGTGAAGCCGGAACCAACTCATCTATCCTCATAA
- a CDS encoding ribosomal protein S1 (IMG reference gene:2510094960~PFAM: S1 RNA binding domain) → MVNQDTTTLDVGFTYEEFAARLDKYDYHFSPGDVVAGTVFSLEPRGALIDIGAKTAAYIPIQEMSINRIDSPDEVLQADETREFFILADENEDGQLTLSIRRIEYMRAWERVRQLQAEDATVRSLVFATNRGGALVRIEGLRGFIPGSHISTRKPKEELVGEELPLKFLEVDEERNRLVLSHRRALVERKMNRLEVGEVVIGTVRGIKPYGAFIDIGGVSGLLHISEISHDHIDTPHSVFNVNDELKVMIIDLDAERGRISLSTKQLEPEPGDMVKNPQVVYDKAEEMAARYREQVMAKQQQSQDANGNGYEVPPALVEEEIEELPPAIEE, encoded by the coding sequence ATGGTCAATCAGGACACAACAACTTTAGATGTTGGCTTTACTTACGAAGAATTTGCTGCTCGACTGGACAAGTATGACTATCACTTCAGCCCAGGCGATGTTGTGGCTGGCACCGTGTTTAGTCTTGAGCCACGCGGTGCTCTGATTGACATTGGGGCGAAAACGGCTGCCTACATTCCCATTCAGGAAATGTCGATTAACCGCATCGATAGCCCTGATGAGGTGTTGCAAGCAGACGAGACGCGTGAATTTTTTATCCTTGCGGATGAAAATGAAGATGGGCAATTGACCCTATCCATCCGCCGGATTGAATACATGCGGGCATGGGAGCGGGTTCGTCAACTTCAGGCAGAAGACGCTACTGTGCGATCGCTGGTGTTTGCAACCAACCGGGGTGGTGCCCTGGTCAGAATTGAAGGGTTGCGTGGGTTTATTCCTGGCTCACACATCAGCACTCGGAAGCCTAAGGAAGAATTAGTTGGCGAAGAGTTACCCCTGAAGTTCTTAGAAGTAGACGAAGAGCGTAATCGTCTGGTGCTCAGTCATCGTCGGGCACTGGTTGAACGCAAGATGAACCGTCTGGAAGTGGGCGAAGTTGTGATTGGGACTGTTCGTGGTATCAAGCCCTACGGTGCTTTTATCGATATTGGTGGTGTCAGCGGCTTGTTGCACATTTCCGAAATTTCTCACGATCATATCGATACCCCTCACAGTGTCTTCAATGTCAACGATGAATTGAAGGTAATGATTATTGATCTGGATGCTGAACGAGGTCGTATCTCCTTGTCTACTAAGCAACTGGAGCCAGAGCCAGGTGATATGGTCAAGAATCCTCAAGTGGTTTATGACAAAGCTGAAGAAATGGCAGCCCGCTACCGTGAGCAGGTGATGGCGAAGCAGCAACAGTCACAGGATGCAAATGGCAACGGCTATGAAGTGCCTCCAGCTTTAGTGGAAGAAGAGATTGAAGAATTGCCACCCGCAATTGAAGAGTAA
- a CDS encoding transcriptional regulator NrdR (IMG reference gene:2510094961~PFAM: ATP cone domain~TIGRFAM: transcriptional regulator NrdR), translating into MRCPFCQHSDNRVLESRSAEAGQSVRRRRECLKCGRRFTTYERIEFVPITVIKRTGDRESFDRYKLLKGIARACEKTGVTAAQMENVVDEIESELQQRVVREVSSSEIGELVLNHLSRLSEVAYIRFASVYRKFQGIRDFVETLEHLQNHHTEGQKTPEVRSCESATDTLSSDGSSVAISAN; encoded by the coding sequence ATGCGCTGCCCCTTTTGTCAGCACAGCGATAACCGAGTCCTTGAATCGCGCTCGGCGGAAGCAGGACAAAGCGTTCGGAGACGGCGAGAGTGCTTGAAGTGTGGTCGTCGTTTTACAACTTATGAGCGGATTGAATTTGTTCCGATAACGGTGATTAAACGAACGGGCGATCGCGAATCTTTTGATCGATACAAGCTCTTGAAAGGTATTGCTCGTGCCTGTGAAAAAACTGGTGTTACTGCTGCCCAAATGGAAAATGTGGTAGACGAAATTGAGTCAGAACTTCAACAACGGGTGGTTCGAGAAGTGTCAAGTAGCGAAATTGGTGAACTTGTATTAAACCACCTCAGCCGATTAAGTGAAGTGGCTTACATTCGGTTTGCTTCGGTCTATCGCAAGTTTCAAGGTATTCGAGATTTCGTCGAAACATTAGAGCACTTACAAAATCATCACACCGAGGGACAGAAAACCCCCGAAGTGCGATCGTGTGAGTCAGCAACTGATACTCTCAGCTCAGACGGAAGTTCTGTCGCGATCTCTGCAAATTAA
- a CDS encoding iron-sulfur cluster binding protein, putative (IMG reference gene:2510094963~PFAM: Domain of unknown function (DUF1730)~TIGRFAM: iron-sulfur cluster binding protein, putative) — protein sequence MVFLDPTLSPQTLASLVKQKALELGFHQVGIASVEDAPKAAIAHLQAWLNHGFQADMAWMANPKRQNIREVMPDATSVICVALNYYTPVTHPTGKQDAKISRYAWGRDYHKVIHKKLKAFATWLQAQGEDIQARYYADTGPVQDKVWAQQAGLGWIAKNSNLITRKYGSWVFLGEVLTNLSLACDRPHTTHCGTCTRCLDACPTGAIPQPYVVDANQCIAYHTIENRAEQLPVAITPHLQGWVAGCDICQDVCPWNQRFAQPTDVAEFYPHPWNIAPTLSELAELSDEEYERRFTGSALRRIKPWMLRRNAQANLQHLPATMPNTLTPYEDR from the coding sequence ATGGTATTTCTAGATCCCACTCTATCACCACAAACGTTGGCGTCTTTAGTGAAGCAGAAGGCTTTAGAACTGGGATTTCATCAAGTTGGGATTGCTTCGGTCGAAGACGCCCCTAAAGCGGCGATCGCCCATTTACAAGCCTGGCTCAATCATGGGTTTCAGGCAGATATGGCGTGGATGGCAAACCCAAAGCGGCAGAATATTCGGGAAGTCATGCCTGACGCAACATCCGTCATTTGCGTTGCCTTGAATTATTACACTCCAGTTACGCATCCCACAGGTAAGCAGGACGCTAAGATCTCTCGCTATGCCTGGGGACGAGATTATCACAAGGTTATACACAAAAAATTGAAGGCGTTTGCAACCTGGTTGCAAGCCCAAGGTGAAGACATTCAGGCTCGTTACTATGCCGATACAGGTCCAGTGCAAGATAAGGTGTGGGCGCAGCAAGCAGGACTTGGCTGGATCGCCAAAAACAGCAATTTGATTACCCGTAAGTATGGTTCCTGGGTGTTTTTAGGCGAAGTGTTAACAAATCTCTCGCTTGCTTGCGATCGCCCTCATACGACTCATTGTGGTACCTGTACCCGTTGTTTAGATGCTTGCCCAACTGGAGCCATTCCGCAGCCCTATGTTGTCGATGCAAATCAGTGTATTGCTTACCACACCATCGAAAATCGGGCAGAGCAGTTGCCAGTTGCGATCACACCCCATTTACAAGGCTGGGTAGCAGGCTGTGACATTTGCCAGGATGTATGCCCTTGGAATCAGCGATTTGCTCAACCAACAGATGTGGCGGAATTCTACCCCCATCCCTGGAACATTGCGCCAACTCTTTCAGAACTCGCGGAATTATCTGATGAGGAGTATGAGCGCCGATTCACTGGATCAGCTTTGCGCCGGATTAAACCCTGGATGTTGCGGCGTAATGCTCAAGCTAATCTTCAGCACTTGCCTGCAACAATGCCCAACACCCTAACCCCTTATGAGGATAGATGA
- a CDS encoding NTF2 domain protein (IMG reference gene:2510094965~PFAM: Nuclear transport factor 2 (NTF2) domain) — MGELLSIIKTGLETEQSAIAGLKEPVVSEYFQTLNAGNFTATSQLFAVDGALQPPFEEVVIGPEAIAAYLEQEARGIELQPQQAESTLLNNGCTEVEVVGKVHTPWFSVNVCWMFILSPTKEIFLVKVELLAGLQDLLQMRNNKNNKQAAEL; from the coding sequence ATGGGTGAGTTATTATCAATCATCAAAACAGGATTGGAGACAGAACAAAGCGCGATCGCTGGATTGAAAGAACCTGTAGTTTCAGAATATTTCCAAACGTTGAACGCGGGTAACTTTACGGCAACCAGTCAATTGTTCGCAGTAGATGGCGCATTGCAACCCCCGTTTGAAGAGGTCGTAATTGGTCCAGAAGCGATCGCAGCCTACTTAGAGCAAGAAGCCAGAGGAATCGAGCTTCAACCACAACAGGCAGAATCAACCCTGTTGAACAATGGGTGCACCGAGGTTGAAGTTGTTGGCAAAGTGCACACCCCGTGGTTTTCAGTCAATGTTTGCTGGATGTTTATCCTTAGCCCAACCAAAGAAATCTTTCTTGTCAAAGTCGAACTACTGGCTGGGCTTCAAGACCTATTGCAGATGCGAAACAACAAAAACAATAAGCAGGCTGCTGAACTCTAG
- a CDS encoding methionine adenosyltransferase (IMG reference gene:2510094958~PFAM: S-adenosylmethionine synthetase, C-terminal domain; S-adenosylmethionine synthetase, N-terminal domain; S-adenosylmethionine synthetase, central domain~TIGRFAM: S-adenosylmethionine synthetase), whose protein sequence is MSRRYLFTSESVTEGHPDKICDQISDTILDALLSQDPKSRVAAEVVVNTGLVLITGEITSKALVNYIDLARQKIAEIGYTGVDSGFSANSCSVLIALDAQSPDIAQGVNTAHEARHLSNDELDKIGAGDQGIMFGFACNETPELMPLPICLAHRISRKLAAVRKTGQLPYLRPDGKTQVSVVYENNRPVGIDTILISTQHAPTIGDITDEAAVQAKIKEDLWSWVVLPVFSDLDVKPDSNTRYLVNPTGKFVIGGPQGDAGLTGRKIIVDTYGGYSRHGGGAFSGKDPTKVDRSAAYACRYVAKNIVAAGLADKCEVQLSYAIGVARPVSIMVETFGTGKIDDERLLELVTQHFELRPAGIIQTFNLQNLPAERGGRFYQDVAAYGHLGRLDLDLPWEQTDKAELLKTEASKVFSVA, encoded by the coding sequence TTGTCTCGTCGTTATCTCTTTACTTCTGAATCCGTGACTGAAGGTCATCCGGACAAAATCTGTGACCAGATTTCAGATACGATTTTGGATGCATTATTATCTCAGGATCCGAAAAGTCGGGTAGCAGCCGAAGTTGTGGTCAATACTGGACTAGTTCTGATTACAGGCGAAATTACCTCCAAAGCCCTGGTTAACTACATCGACCTCGCCCGCCAAAAAATTGCTGAAATTGGGTACACTGGCGTTGATAGCGGTTTTTCTGCCAACAGTTGCTCTGTCTTGATTGCGCTAGACGCTCAATCTCCTGATATTGCTCAAGGTGTTAACACTGCCCATGAAGCTCGCCACCTCTCCAATGATGAACTGGACAAAATTGGTGCGGGTGACCAGGGAATTATGTTTGGGTTTGCTTGCAACGAAACGCCTGAACTAATGCCATTGCCAATTTGCTTGGCTCATCGGATTTCTCGCAAGTTGGCTGCGGTTCGCAAAACTGGGCAACTTCCTTATTTGCGTCCGGATGGAAAAACGCAAGTTTCAGTTGTCTATGAGAACAATCGCCCAGTTGGCATCGACACGATTTTGATTTCTACTCAGCACGCACCTACCATCGGTGATATTACCGACGAAGCAGCGGTCCAAGCCAAGATTAAAGAGGATTTGTGGTCTTGGGTCGTATTGCCAGTGTTCTCAGACTTAGATGTGAAACCTGACAGCAACACTCGCTATCTGGTCAACCCAACAGGTAAGTTTGTGATTGGTGGTCCCCAGGGCGATGCAGGTCTCACAGGACGCAAAATCATTGTGGATACTTACGGTGGCTACTCCCGTCATGGTGGGGGTGCATTCTCCGGCAAAGACCCTACGAAAGTAGACCGTAGCGCTGCCTATGCCTGCCGTTATGTGGCAAAGAACATTGTGGCAGCAGGGCTGGCAGATAAGTGTGAAGTCCAACTCAGTTATGCGATCGGGGTTGCACGCCCGGTCAGCATTATGGTTGAAACCTTTGGAACTGGCAAAATCGACGATGAACGCTTGCTAGAACTTGTCACTCAACATTTTGAATTGCGTCCGGCTGGTATTATCCAAACCTTCAACTTGCAAAATCTTCCGGCAGAACGGGGCGGACGCTTCTATCAAGATGTGGCGGCTTATGGTCATCTGGGACGACTGGATCTCGATTTACCCTGGGAACAAACTGATAAAGCGGAACTTCTAAAAACAGAAGCTTCCAAGGTTTTCTCGGTTGCTTAA